Proteins found in one Salvia splendens isolate huo1 chromosome 10, SspV2, whole genome shotgun sequence genomic segment:
- the LOC121751493 gene encoding iron-sulfur cluster assembly scaffold protein IscU-like, which produces MLRHIATTSLGVRLRCSAAAGGSGLRRMYHERVVDHYDNPRNVGSFDKNDPNVGTGLVGAPACGDVMKLQIRVDGESGKIVDACFKTFGCGSAIASSSVATEWVKGKPMEEVLTIKNTEIAKHLSLPPVKLHCSMLAEDAIKAAVKDYEAKRSKPSATPLEAKAADA; this is translated from the exons ATGTTGAGGCATATAGCAACCACGAGTCTCGGCGTGCGTCTCCGGTGCTCCGCGGCTGCCGGCGGTAGTGGCCTACGGCGGATGTACCATGAGAGAGTGGTGGACCACTACGACAACCCGAGGAACGTCGGTTCGTTCGACAAGAACGATCCGAATGTGGGAACGGGTCTCGTTGGAGCACCGGCGTGTGGCGACGTCATGAAATTGCAGATTAGGGTTGATGGGGAGAGCGGTAAAATCGTCGATGCTTGCTTTAAGACATTCGGATGTGGTTCCGCTATCGCCTCCTCCTCCGTGG caACTGAATGGGTGAAAGGTAAGCCAATGGAGGAGGTTCTGACGATAAAAAATAC GGAAATTGCAAAGCATCTCTCCCTTCCGCCTGTCAAACTACACTGCAGCATGCTTGCTGAGGATGCAATCAAGGCAGCTGTCAAAGACTACGAGGCAAAACGATCCAAGCCAAGTGCTACGCCTCTGGAGGCCAAAGCTGCTGATGCTTGA
- the LOC121751491 gene encoding cyclin-D-binding Myb-like transcription factor 1, giving the protein MKSGSRKGELSVVYGGDRLKSDNAERNGESFIGLTVDHSGMKSGRREKKKDKNEIVETHDTDEVKREGSINWQEGVNVSGKVRGKEVLKEKIKQKVKRTDSEVGEKDGELILEHSESCITSATEIREDMKKDKKRRKDVNFARSKDTHTENKSDEIGLSSQRQENVLYDVEDHTQSTKEDGGTKNNHEVKKKKKHKKKENYKDDLPAAQQKYVDSDSNSGLNTKEIPNNEAAEFTIKRKKRKSKVLENCSSDERDNEAEYAKKGKRRKTSLVVKGSVDTSPNKSNKKVRFSDRVEVFTLPPKSNTEDGNGEKDNLVMGKRLTREEDEVVKGAVMKYIEEHELGDEGLQMILNSGKHPEVKGCWKEIASSIPYRPRSAIFYRARILFMRSKSRKWTQEEYDMILKYQEEHGNKWRALADELGKHAWHVKDTWRRIKVRRKKGNWSQEEYQRLFDLVNTDLQLKLSEEKKSKHGMLRDNICWSAISDELSTRPHSTCCLKWYNQLTSPMVAQGVWADSDDYRLLSALYRLYANCVEDVDWDDLIDTRAGDVCRKRWNQMVLHIGSNGNKSFAEQVEVLAQRYCLHLLEARVTWDSKPRVP; this is encoded by the coding sequence ATGAAGAGTGGTTCTAGAAAAGGTGAATTGAGTGTAGTATATGGCGGTGATCGACTAAAGAGTGATAATGCTGAAAGGAATGGAGAGAGTTTTATTGGACTAACAGTGGATCACTCTGGAATGAAGAGTGGtcgaagagagaaaaagaaagataagAATGAGATAGTGGAGACACATGATACTGACGAAGTAAAGAGGGAAGGGAGTATCAATTGGCAAGAGGGAGTAAATGTATCTGGAAAAGTGAGAGGCAAAGAAGTTCTGAAAGAGAAGATTAAGCAGAAAGTGAAAAGAACTGACAGTGAGGTGGGAGAGAAAGATGGAGAACTGATCCTAGAGCATAGTGAGAGTTGCATAACCAGTGCCACAGAGATTAGGGAGGATATGAAGAAGGACAAGAAAAGGAGGAAGGATGTCAATTTTGCCAGGTCAAAAGACACGCACACTGAAAATAAATCGGATGAAATTGGTTTATCTTCACAGCGGCAGGAAAATGTGCTTTATGATGTTGAAGATCATACTCAGTCAACAAAAGAAGATGGTGGCACCAAGAATAATCATGaagtgaagaaaaagaagaagcacAAAAAGAAAGAGAACTACAAAGATGATCTGCCTGCTGCCCAGCAAAAATATGTAGATAGTGACTCCAATAGTGGTCTGAATACTAAGGAGATACCAAATAATGAAGCAGCAGAGTTCACAATCAAAAGGAAGAAAAGGAAGAGTAAAGTTTTGGAAAATTGTTCTAGTGATGAACGAGACAATGAAGCTGAATATGCAAAGAAAGGGAAAAGGAGAAAGACCAGTTTGGTGGTGAAAGGTTCAGTTGATACTTCACCTAACAAAAGTAATAAGAAAGTTAGATTTTCTGATCGGGTTGAGGTATTTACTCTCCCTCCTAAATCAAATACTGAGGATGGTAATGGAGAGAAGGACAATCTGGTAATGGGCAAGCGACTCACACGGGAGGAAGATGAGGTTGTGAAAGGTGCTGTTATGAAGTACATAGAGGAACATGAGTTAGGAGATGAAGGTTTGCAAATGATCTTGAACTCTGGCAAGCACCCTGAAGTGAAAGGTTGCTGGAAAGAAATAGCATCTTCCATACCATACAGGCCGCGTAGTGCGATCTTTTATCGCGCTCGGATTTTATTTATGAGGTCTAAGAGCCGGAAATGGACTCAAGAAGAGTATGACATGATATTGAAATACCAGGAAGAGCATGGTAACAAGTGGAGGGCGTTGGCAGATGAACTTGGTAAACATGCATGGCATGTCAAGGATACTTGGCGCAGGATAAAGGTACGTAGGAAGAAAGGAAATTGGTCACAAGAAGAGTATCAGAGATTATTTGATCTGGTGAATACTGATCTACAATTGAAACTTTCTGAAGAGAAGAAGTCCAAGCATGGAATGTTGCGGGACAATATCTGTTGGAGTGCAATTAGTGATGAGTTATCCACTCGACCTCATTCAACCTGCTGTCTAAAGTGGTACAATCAATTAACATCACCTATGGTAGCTCAAGGTGTATGGGCCGATTCAGATGACTATCGTCTGCTTAGTGCACTTTATCGATTGTATGCAAATTGTGTGGAAGATGTCGACTGGGATGATCTTATTGATACCAGAGCTGGAGATGTATGTCGGAAGCGTTGGAACCAGATGGTTCTACATATAGGTTCCAATGGAAATAAATCATTTGCTGAACAAGTTGAAGTATTGGCTCAAAGATACTGCCTGCATCTTCTTGAAGCAAGAGTTACCTGGGATAGCAAACCAAGGGTTCCTTGA
- the LOC121751492 gene encoding transcription factor MYB98-like, with protein MPLLNAPMETNKSNCSAISLPTGFSNINLKHEILDDDFVMDNNISPSKGYLQDFQDLGQLLVTASFCNWDTGIHANGFDPFASLPHGSVTDFGLYKFKPYEENGGMHSAIQDFQAGGFLNFADRKGLSIVTKTASAHDSMPLCFAVPDESSCVTGNNSGHHNKDGSKRNNNTVHASNSNVSESLSTKKSVRAPKKSKSAKGQWTAEEDRLLIHLVGKYGVRKWSNIAQMLKGRIGKQCRERWHNHLRPDIKKDVWTLEEDRILIEVHSQVGNKWAEIAKSLPGRTENTIKNHWNATKRRQFTRRKCRTKWPRPSSLLQNYIKSLNFEKESSSKRSKKNQPPATTDNGILSNSSITTAQETNIEFSLDDHMVQEYEFDEIQDLTFDDDSLFTGSSINMLMDDAIPYEIDDGQCYGAGLPLVIPPLMQCGVKKELDFHGNV; from the exons ATGCCCCTCCTGAATGCTCCAATGGAGACCAATAAGAGCAACTGCAGCGCTATTTCTCTTCCTACCGGCTTCTCTAATATTAATCTGAAGCATGAAATCCTAGATGATGACTTTGTCATGGATAATAATATCTCACCATCAAAAGGTTATCTTCAAGATTTCCAAGACCTCGGACAGCTTCTGGTGACAGCTTCATTCTGTAATTGGGATACTGGGATACACGCCAATGGCTTCGATCCATTTGCTTCCCTTCCCCATGGCTCTGTTACAGATTTTGGTTTATACAAGTTTAAGCCTTACGAGGAAAATGGCGGCATGCATTCAGCCATTCAGGACTTCCAGGCTGGTGGATTCTTGAACTTTGCAGACAGGAAAGGTTTGTCAATTGTAACTAAAACAGCTTCTGCACACGATTCAATGCCATTATGCTTTGCGGTTCCTGATGAGAGCTCTTGTGTGACTGGTAATAATTCTGGTCACCATAACAAAGATGGCAGTAAAAGAAACAATAATACAGTTCACGCTAGTAATAGCAACGTCAGTGAATCTTTGTCTACCAAAAAGTCTGTTAGGGCCCCAAAGAAGTCCAAATCAGCCAAGGGGCAGTGGACTGCTGAAGAGGACAG GCTCTTGATCCATCTGGTTGGGAAATATGGTGTGAGAAAATGGTCTAATATTGCCCAAATGCTAAAAGGCAGGATAGGCAAGCAGTGCAGAGAGAGATGGCATAACCATCTGAGGCCTGATATTAAA AAGGATGTATGGACTCTGGAGGAAGACAGAATACTGATTGAGGTTCATTCTCAAGTGGGGAACAAATGGGCTGAAATAGCGAAAAGTCTCCCCGGAAGGACTGAGAACACCATCAAGAACCATTGGAACGCGACAAAGAGGAGGCAATTCACCAGACGAAAATGCAGGACCAAATGGCCGAGGCCTAGTTCCCTCCTCCAGAACTACATCAAGAGTCTCAACTTTGAGAAAGAGAGCAGCAGCAAGAGATCCAAAAAGAACCAACCACCGGCCACTACTGATAATGGAATCCTCAGCAACAGTTCAATCACCACAGCTCAGGAGACGAACATCGAGTTCAGCCTGGATGATCACATGGTGCAGGAATACGAGTTTGATGAGATCCAAGATCTCACATTTGATGATGATAGCCTTTTCACTGGGAGCAGCATCAACATGTTGATGGATGATGCCATTCCGTATGAAATTGACGACGGACAATGTTATGGTGCTGGGCTTCCACTTGTCATCCCTCCATTGATGCAGTGTGGAGTGAAGAAAGAGCTTGATTTCCATGGGAATGTCTGa
- the LOC121753078 gene encoding triose phosphate/phosphate translocator, non-green plastid, chloroplastic-like isoform X1 → MQSTAITFAPSLSLCTRPRTLSARRLNSVAALPHGNFHFPGAFSASARKLSPISCSLKQNGWVAGPNPGPPEPESDGLVSRATAESAGPAEIPKPKSSAMDTVVLGSLFGLWYLFNIYFNIYNKQVVLKAFHYPMTVTLVQFAVGTVLVVTMWTLNLYKRPKISGSQLAGILPLAMVHTLGNLFTNMSLGKVAVSFTHTIKAMEPFFSVVLSAMFLGEFPTLWVVSSLMPIVGGVALASMTEASFNWAGFWSAMASNLTNQSRNVLSKKFMVKKEDSLDNITLFSIITIMSFFLMAPIAFSMEGFKLTPTYLQATGVNVNQLYTRSLIAALCFHAYQQVSYMILQRVSPVTHSVGNCVKRVVVIVTSVLFFRTPVSPINSLGTGVALAGVFLYSRVKRIKPKPKTA, encoded by the exons ATGCAGAGCACGGCCATCACATTCGCGCCTTCTCTTTCCCTCTGCACCCGTCCCCGCACCCTCTCCGCTCGCCGCCTCAACTCTGTCGCCGCCCTCCCCCATGGAAACTTCCATTTCCCCGGCGCCTTTTCTGCATCGGCCCGAAAGTTGAGCCCGATTAGCTGCTCGCTGAAGCAGAACGGGTGGGTGGCCGGGCCGAATCCGGGACCCCCCGAGCCCGAATCTGATGGACTTGTGTCTCGCGCCACGGCGGAGAGCGCTGGGCCAGCTGAGATCCCGAAGCCGAAGAGCTCCGCCATGGATACCGTGGTGCTCGGATCTCTATTCGGGCTATGGTACCTGTTTAACATCTACTTCAATATCTATAACAAACAGGTA GTTCTCAAAGCTTTTCACTACCCAATGACAGTAACCCTTGTGCAATTTGCTGTTGGAACTGTGCTTGTTGTTACAATGTGGACTTTGAATCTGTACAAACGGCCTAAAATCAGTGGATCCCAG CTTGCTGGAATTCTTCCATTGGCAATGGTTCATACGCTAGGCAATCTCTTCACCAATATGAGTCTTGGAAAAGTTGCTGTTTCATTCACTCATACGATCAAAGCTATGGAGCCTTTCTTCTCCGTGGTCCTCTCTGCCATGTTCTTGGGAGAG TTCCCAACACTATGGGTAGTTTCATCCCTTATGCCAATTGTTGGTGGAGTAGCTTTGGCATCGATGACTGAGGCCTCTTTCAATTG GGCTGGATTTTGGAGTGCTATGGCCTCAAATTTGACAAACCAATCTCGTAACGTCCTTAGCAAAAAGTTTATGGTAAAGAAAGAG GATTCCTTGGATAACATTACCTTGTTCTCAATCATTACCATTATGTCCTTCTTCTTGATGGCACCTATCGCGTTTTCCATGGAAGGCTTCAAGCTTACACCTACATACCTTCAGGCTACC GGGGTGAATGTCAATCAGCTCTACACTAGATCTCTCATTGCAGCTCTCTGCTTCCATGCATATCAACAG GTCTCGTACATGATATTGCAGCGCGTATCTCCTGTCACCCATTCCGTAGGAAACTGTGTTAAGCGGGTGGTGGTGATTGTAACATCGGTTCTCTTCTTCCGCACACCCGTCTCACCTATCAATTCCCTAG GTACTGGAGTAGCCCTTGCTGGGGTGTTCTTATATTCGAGGGTGAAGCGAATTAAGCCAAAGCCCAAGACGGCTTAA
- the LOC121753078 gene encoding triose phosphate/phosphate translocator, non-green plastid, chloroplastic-like isoform X2, whose protein sequence is MQSTAITFAPSLSLCTRPRTLSARRLNSVAALPHGNFHFPGAFSASARKLSPISCSLKQNGWVAGPNPGPPEPESDGLVSRATAESAGPAEIPKPKSSAMDTVVLGSLFGLWYLFNIYFNIYNKQVLKAFHYPMTVTLVQFAVGTVLVVTMWTLNLYKRPKISGSQLAGILPLAMVHTLGNLFTNMSLGKVAVSFTHTIKAMEPFFSVVLSAMFLGEFPTLWVVSSLMPIVGGVALASMTEASFNWAGFWSAMASNLTNQSRNVLSKKFMVKKEDSLDNITLFSIITIMSFFLMAPIAFSMEGFKLTPTYLQATGVNVNQLYTRSLIAALCFHAYQQVSYMILQRVSPVTHSVGNCVKRVVVIVTSVLFFRTPVSPINSLGTGVALAGVFLYSRVKRIKPKPKTA, encoded by the exons ATGCAGAGCACGGCCATCACATTCGCGCCTTCTCTTTCCCTCTGCACCCGTCCCCGCACCCTCTCCGCTCGCCGCCTCAACTCTGTCGCCGCCCTCCCCCATGGAAACTTCCATTTCCCCGGCGCCTTTTCTGCATCGGCCCGAAAGTTGAGCCCGATTAGCTGCTCGCTGAAGCAGAACGGGTGGGTGGCCGGGCCGAATCCGGGACCCCCCGAGCCCGAATCTGATGGACTTGTGTCTCGCGCCACGGCGGAGAGCGCTGGGCCAGCTGAGATCCCGAAGCCGAAGAGCTCCGCCATGGATACCGTGGTGCTCGGATCTCTATTCGGGCTATGGTACCTGTTTAACATCTACTTCAATATCTATAACAAACAG GTTCTCAAAGCTTTTCACTACCCAATGACAGTAACCCTTGTGCAATTTGCTGTTGGAACTGTGCTTGTTGTTACAATGTGGACTTTGAATCTGTACAAACGGCCTAAAATCAGTGGATCCCAG CTTGCTGGAATTCTTCCATTGGCAATGGTTCATACGCTAGGCAATCTCTTCACCAATATGAGTCTTGGAAAAGTTGCTGTTTCATTCACTCATACGATCAAAGCTATGGAGCCTTTCTTCTCCGTGGTCCTCTCTGCCATGTTCTTGGGAGAG TTCCCAACACTATGGGTAGTTTCATCCCTTATGCCAATTGTTGGTGGAGTAGCTTTGGCATCGATGACTGAGGCCTCTTTCAATTG GGCTGGATTTTGGAGTGCTATGGCCTCAAATTTGACAAACCAATCTCGTAACGTCCTTAGCAAAAAGTTTATGGTAAAGAAAGAG GATTCCTTGGATAACATTACCTTGTTCTCAATCATTACCATTATGTCCTTCTTCTTGATGGCACCTATCGCGTTTTCCATGGAAGGCTTCAAGCTTACACCTACATACCTTCAGGCTACC GGGGTGAATGTCAATCAGCTCTACACTAGATCTCTCATTGCAGCTCTCTGCTTCCATGCATATCAACAG GTCTCGTACATGATATTGCAGCGCGTATCTCCTGTCACCCATTCCGTAGGAAACTGTGTTAAGCGGGTGGTGGTGATTGTAACATCGGTTCTCTTCTTCCGCACACCCGTCTCACCTATCAATTCCCTAG GTACTGGAGTAGCCCTTGCTGGGGTGTTCTTATATTCGAGGGTGAAGCGAATTAAGCCAAAGCCCAAGACGGCTTAA
- the LOC121753002 gene encoding E3 ubiquitin-protein ligase BOI-like — translation MLGGNFHGVVEGNHSRYNKTTSPQLQLIGHVPTQYPGGLGVMNCVRNECAPSDSRPCKRVREEESVYVQQKLDMSANTNLHLNKPSHTGLLLNPTPVSPGLRLSNEKEEHSSYVTSTSENLTNAFPFGLSLGNTVKHEMDRQMEELGQYIKLQEENILKGGREINKRHTISLLNALEKRVSKKLHEKDIEIESINHKNKELEDRIKQVAMEAQSWHYKAKYNESMANALKSNIQQLLAQGTAHGNEGFGDSEVDDALSYLKQPPGMICSSENPDHLSHHRLKCRCCKKKQVSILLFPCRHLCLCAECEGFVEVCPVCQAMKTASFPVKL, via the exons ATGTTAGGGGGAAATTTTCATGGTGTTGTGGAGGGGAACCACTCCCGGTACAATAAAACCACATCGCCTCAGCTTCAGTTGATTGGACATG TTCCAACTCAGTACCCTGGTGGCCTTGGCGTGATGAATTGCGTAAGAAATGAATGTGCTCCCTCTGACAGTCGCCCTTGCAAACGAGTTAGGGAAGAAGAAAGTGTGTATGTGCAGCAGAAGCTTGACATGTCTGCAAATACCAACCTTCACCTCAACAAACCTAGCCATACAGGGCTCCTATTAAATCCCACACCAGTATCGCCGGGGCTCAGACTTTCAAATGAGAAAGAAGAGCATAGCTCCTATGTTACTTCAACCAGTGAGAATCTGACCAACGCCTTCCCTTTTGGTCTTTCTCTGGGTAATACTGTTAAACACGAGATGGACCGACAGATGGAAGAACTCGGGCAGTATATCAAGCTTCAG GAAGAGAATATCCTGAAGGGTGGAAGAGAGATAAACAAAAGGCACACAATCTCCTTGCTGAATGCATTGGAGAAAAGAGTGAGCAAGAAACTACACGAGAAGGATATCGAAATAGAGAGCATTAACCACAAGAACAAGGAGTTGGAGGACAGAATAAAGCAGGTGGCCATGGAAGCTCAGTCATGGCACTACAAGGCAAAGTACAACGAGTCTATGGCCAACGCACTGAAGAGCAATATCCAGCAGCTCCTGGCGCAAGGCACGGCCCATGGCAATGAAGGGTTCGGGGACAGTGAGGTAGACGATGCTCTGTCTTACTTGAAGCAACCCCCCGGCATGATCTGTAGCTCGGAGAATCCGGATCACCTTAGCCATCATCGGCTAAAATGCAGATGCTGCAAGAAGAAGCAGGTTTCGATCTTACTGTTTCCCTGCAGACACCTGTGCCTGTGTGCAGAATGTGAAGGATTTGTTGAGGTTTGCCCTGTCTGTCAGGCGATGAAGACTGCTAGCTTCCCTGTAAAGTTGTAA